The genomic interval TGAGCGGCGTTGGAACACTCCACCTAGAAATCACGCTGTGGGATCTCAAGCAGAGGACAGGAATAGATATAGTTACCTCCCCACCAATCGTGAGGTACCGTGAAACAATACGCGAGAAGGGTCAGGTCTTCGAGGGTAAGTCTCCTAACAAGCACAATAAGCTATACTTCTATGCAGAGCCACTAAACGAGGAAACAATAAAGCTGATGCAGGAGGGCAAGATCTTTGCAGACCAGGACTGGCGTGAAAGAGCCCAAATCCTTAGAGAGTATGCAGGCTGGGACACAGACGAGGCTAGGAACATATGGGACATCGACGAGAACTTTAACATAATCGTGAACAAGACCAGTGGTCTGCAGTACTTGAGAGAAGTAAAAGACACCATTATCCAAGGCTTTAGATGGACTATGGAGGCAGGGCCATTAGCACAGGAGCCTGTGAGAGGCGTGAAAGTGGTTTTGGTAGACGCGGTTTTGCATGAAGATCCGGCGCACCGCGGCCCAGCACAGATAATGCCAGCTACTAAGAACAGTATTATGGCTACTCTACTTTCTGGCAAACCTACACTGCTTGAACCAATATTAAAGGTGGACGTAAAGGTACCTTCTCAACAAGTCAGCGGTGTGCTTACGGTGCTAAATAGGCACAGAGGCAAGATAATATCCATGGAGGAGAAGGGGATGGTTATGAGGGTTCTCGCAGAGTTGCCAGTGTCGGAGAGCTTTAACATTGCAGACGAACTTAGGGAGGCTACTCAGGGAAGAGCTTTCTTTGCATACGAGTTTTACAAGTGGGCACCTGTGCCGTCTTCCCAGCTTGAGCAGGTAGCTCTTGCAATCAGGGAAAGGAAGGGCCTGCCAAAGAAGCTTCCAACAATAGAGGACTTTGTGGGACCATAGAGAGCTTTCTTGATTTTTGTTTTCTTTATTTTTGCTAGAGAGAGGCTTAAATACTGGTTTTTATTGCCTTAGTTCTGGTGAAGTCTTTGAGCTATAAAGTAGCGATATGCATAGCTACTCTGGGTTTACTCCTGCTTATTCTGGCTACTGCACAATTTGTGCCTCTTTCGAAGGCTGAAGGAGCAGTTTCTTATCCTGCCTCTGCCCGTGTCTCAGGGAGAATCGAGTATGGTTACATCCTAGTGTTTAACAACCTTAAACTTCCTGAGGCTACGACTAGGGTAACGTTCAATATTTCTTCTTTCGAGAAGAGACTTGTACTGGCAACGGCAACCAATGGAAAATTCACAGTTATTGGTAGAGCTAGCAATGGACTTTTGACCTTTGAGCTTCCCGCCCCCTCTACCAGTATCAATTTTACCTTTGTTTTTGATTCTCTCGAGCCCGGCACAGACGCTGTGAAAGTGGTTTTTCCTGTACCTCTCTCGCCCACCGGAATAATCACGAATGTTACTGGGCAGATTACTCTTCCGCAGCCGATCAATTTGAAGTCTGTCTTGGGAAATGCTACTGGAGCCACGGTTAAGTATAACCAGTCGTATATCCCTGGGAGCTTGGACGTTATTAGTGCAAATGTTTCTTCATATGGCTATCCTCTCTATAGGGTGGACGAGCTAACAAGAAAGATAACCCTGACTGGCGACAAAATCGTGTTCAATGACACTTTGACAGTTGTTTCACTAGCTGATGCATGGGTCGAGCAACTAAGCTTCAATCTGCCTAGAAACGCGAGTTTAGTGGGTATCTACTGGAGCTATGGCAAGGTTCCAAGCCCATACATCAACATTTATACCACAAACCAGTCGAAACTGATTTTGTACAGTATGTTGTCTTCTCTCCAGAAAAGGAACCAGAGGGTTACTTTCTCGCTTGTTTACTCTTTTAATGCTACAAATGCAGTGCCAGCATACATGGGTCTCGGTTTTATAGTTAAAAACTATACCATTGAGCTTTGCTTACCAGGGATTATCCAGACGGTTCCAGAAGTAGTTTCAACAACGGTCCAGAACGACATGCACTGCTACAAGTTTGTAGCAAAGGGACCGCTTTTCTTATATGATACTTATCCAACAGTAATAGTGAATCCGTCTTTCTCTAAGGTTGCTCAGTCGATCCCCGTAGGAGTCTACCTACTAATAGCGCTAGCTGTCTTAGCAGTGATTGGAGCGGTATACTATGTTAACAGGCAGCGTGTGTCAACAGTAAAGACAGAGGCGCTTACCAGAACCCTGAAACAAGATGAACGACTCGGAGAGCTAGCAGAGATACTGACAAGGAGAGAGGAAGGTATCTCAAGCTTATTGGACCAGTTAAGGGGTCTACGTGAGAGAAAAGCAGGCATAACGAAGATTACATCTACCCTCAGGGCCTTCGAGCAGAGGGATAGGGAGTACGAGAGGCGTACAAAAGAGATACTTAGCAGTCTCGAGGGCGACTGGACAGGCCTGGTCAAGGAGCTCGACGAGATCTCCAACGTGATTGCAAGCACCTTGAGGGACATCGAGAAAATAGAGAGAGGATTTAGAACTGGCAGGATAACGTTGAACGATTATAACAAGATGGTTGACGACTTAGAAGAAAGACTCCTCGAGATATCAAGAAGGCTTTCCCGTTTGACCTCAAAGTATCTTGCTTGAGATTTTTCTCTGGACATTTTTATGAATAAGGGTAATAAAGGGTAAACGTTATATTCCTAGTTTTTTCACATCCGTGTGAGAACTATGCAGAAGGTTAACTCTTCCAAACACAGATGGCTCATCTGTGCAGCCTGGCCCTATGTCTATGGTGTTCCCCACCTTGGAAACTTGATAGGCTCTATACTCTCAGCCGATGTGGCCGCGCGTTTCTTAAGGTTGATTGGAGACGAGGTTGTCTTCGTGAGCGGTAGCGACATGCACGGCACACCCATAGAAGTGGAGGCTATAAAAAGGGGAGAAAACCCTAAAGACCTTGCTGAGAGAAACCACAAAATCATAAAGGAGCTTTTTGAAAAATGGAACATCAGTTTTGACAACTATTCGAAAACGGAGAGTCCCGTCCACGTAAAGTTTGTGCAGGACTTCTACAAGAAAGTCTACGAAAATGGATACGTATTTTCAGACAAGGTACAAATGTATTATTGCCCAAAAGACAAAATCTTCTTGCCGGACAGATACATAGTTGGCACTTGTCCCTACTGTGGCTATGATAAGGCATATGGAGATCAGTGCGAAAATTGTGGTCGTCTCTTGGAACCCACTTTGCTTATCAATCCACGGTGCGCCATATGTGGCTCTACTCCTGAGCTTAGGACTACGGAGCACTGGTTCTTTGACTTGCCGCGTTTATCACAGGAGCTAGAAAAATACATCGAGGAGAACGATAACTTGCCTCCTAACGCGCGTAATATGAGCCTGCAGATTTTGAGAGACGGCTTGAAGCCTAGAGCATTGACAAGAGACAATAAGTGGGGTATCCCTGCCCCTTTCCCAGGCGCGGAGGGAAAAACAATCTACGTATGGATGGAAGCCGTGTTGGGCTATATATCAGCTACAATAGAATACTTTGAAAACAAGGGGGAACCAGAGAAATGGAAAGAGTTCTGGCTTGATAAGGATACAAGGAGTGTCTACTTCATTGGTAAAGACAATATTCCATTTCATACTATAATTTTTCCTGCACTACTTTTGGCCAGCAAACAGGGCTACGTGTTGCCGTGGACAGTCTCGTCGACTGAATATCTCTTGTTTAAGGGTCTAAAGTTCTCAAAGAGCAAGAGGATAGGGATATGGATCGATGAGGCATTGGAAGTATTCCCAGTGGACTATTGGCGGTTCGTGCTTCTCAGTCTCAGACCTGAGCTTCGCGATATGAACTTTTCATGGGAAGATTTCATCAGGATAATCAATAACGATCTAAACGACAATATTGGGAACTTTATCCATAGAGTACTGGTTATCACATACAAAAAGTTCTCAGGCAAAGTGCCAGAGCCCGGAGAATATACAGAGGAAGATAAAAGCCTAGAAAATATGATTGTGCAATACAGCGGAGAAATAGCTGAATCTATGATGAACTTTAGGATGAGAGAGGCGCTCGGCAAGATCCTTCAGCTCTCGAGTAGCGGTAACTCGTATCTTAATAGCCGTAAGCCCTGGGAGCTCGAAAGCAAGGAGGCTGCCACTGCAATATATGTGGCGCTCCACCTGATAAAAGCCTTGGCCATTATGCTCTACCCATACATACCTTCAAGTTCGCAGAAGATCTGGAACCAGCTCGGATACAGTGACGATATCTCGGCTCATAGATGGGAAGAAATAAAGGAGCCAGTTCCAGTTGGACAAACAATTCCTGAGCCAAAGCCTATCTTTAGGAAGCTCACAGATGAAGACATAAAGAAAGCCACAGAGAAAATAGAGGAGTTAAGGTCCCAAAAGCAGTCTAGTCAATGATTTCTCCTACTAAATGAAGTGGTGATGCGTCGACAATTTTCACCTTTACAAACTCACCTATCTTGGCTGATTGATTCTTGATGATTACGGGCTTATATTCAATGGTACGCGCTGTAAGGTCTCCCTTAAAAGATATGTTTTCTACAAGTGCTTCCTTTACCTCGCCTATGTATGTCTTATTAATCTCGTAGGCTATTCTCAGTATCACGTCTGTAGCTAGCCTGCTTCGCTTTTTCTTTTCTGGTTCTGGGATTCCATGCAGGAGGTAGCCCTCAGTAAAGGGTCTTAAGGTATACCTGGCCACGTGTACCTTGTCGAATCTTACTTCTTCAAGGAAAGCCAGGGTTCTTCTGAACGACTCCTCGTCTTCGCCTGGGAAGCCCACTATCAAATCTGTAACAATGCTAGATTTCCAGGGTTGTTGCCTAATGTGTGAAACGATTTCTTTGTAGTCTTGAACCGTGTATTTCCGACGCATGAGTCTCAAGACCTTGTCGTCTCCGGACTGTACAGGTATATGGAAGTACCTATAGAGTCGTTCATCTCTGAAAAGCGGCAAGAGGTCTCTTATAAATCTGCTTAAAAGCATCGGCTCCATCATGCCGAGCCTTATTCGATAAGTTCCGTCAACTTTGTCAAGTATTTCCTTTAAAAGGTCATAAAGCGTGATTTTAAGGTCGTAGCCATAGGCGGCCACGTCTTGACCAGTAAGAAGAATTTCTCGTGCCCCCTTTCTAACAGCTTCTCTAATATTCTCGACGATGCTTTGAGGCTCGTAGCTCTTCACTCCTCTGCCCCTGGTTACCCACTCTATACAGAAGGCACAGTTGCCTAGGCATCCACTCTGGATGGGGACGATGTGGAATGATCCACCCTTGAATTCTGGAAGGACTGTTCTTAAATTTTGGTATTGTCTTAGAATGTATATGGGGCTCTCTGATTCTATGATTTCTGGGATTTTCTCTGTGGCGTCTGGTTCCACGAGGGAGGCTTGAGGAACAATTTCCAGGATGCTTCTTGGGCGTACGTTGACAAGGCAACCGGACACAATGAGCTTTGTGTGTTTGGCCTGTGTGGTCTTACTTATTTCATGTAGCCTCCTAAATATCTTGTTCTCAGTATCGCCCCTGACCGCACAAGTATTTACAATTATTATGTCTGCTTTTTCAATGTCTTGTACGATTTCATAGCCCCTTTTGGTAAGGAGAGTAGCTATGATGTTGGATTCTCCTTTGTTCAGCCAACATCCAAAAGTCTCGATATAAACTTTTTTTCCTGTTTCCGGGGACATCAGCTAGACCAAGACTCAAGGTATTTTTTCTGTTCGGGTGTCAGTTTCTCGATTTTTACCCCTAGAGCTTTGAGCTTAATATAAGCTATTTTCCTGTCAATGGAGCCTGGAAGTCTGTAAACTTTGGGTCTTAGCGACACGTGTTTTTTGAGGAGGGTCTTTACAGCAAGGGCCTGGTTGCCAAAGGAGAGATCCATAACCTCGCTTGGGTGTCCCTCGGCGGCGGCTAGATTGACAAGTCTACCCTCGGCTATGAGGTAAAGCCTCCTATTATTTGGTAATAAATATTCTTCTACATTCTCGTTTATTTTTCTCTTCGAGACGGCGATTTTTTCTAGATCAGCCACAGAGATTTCAACATTGAAGTGTCCTGCATTTGCAAGTATGGCTCCGCTTTTCATTTTCAAAAAGTGTTCTGTCCGAATAACGTCCCTGTTGCCTGTTGCTGTTATGAATACGTCTCCCAATTCCGCCGCCGTTGACATATCTGAGACATAGAAGCCGTCATAATAGGCTTCGAGGGCTTTTATGGGGTCTGGCTCTACAACTAATACTCTTGCACCGAGCCCTTTCGCGCGCCAAGCTATTCCTCTGCCCACCCAGCCGTAGCCTGCAACGACTACGTTCTTGCCCGCGAAAAGAATGTTTGTTGCTCTGAGAATGCCGTCAAGTGAGGACTGGCCTGTCCCATACCTATTATCGAACATGTATTTCGTTTTTGAGTCGTTGACGGCTATTACCGGGTAAAGCAGTTTGCCGTCTTTTTCAAGAGCCTTTAGCCGTATAACGCCAGTCGTCGTCTCCTCTGTGCCACCATATATCCCTTTAGCTATATCGCTGGAAAGGAATTCCTTGCCGATCCTGTAGTCTATGCCCTCTGTTATACCGTGTGCCAGCTTATGAATCATGACTGTGAGGTCTCCACCGTCGTCCATCGTGATATTTGGACCTATGGATGCGGCCCTAGCAATAGCCTCGAAGTATTCGTCCTCTTTCATTCCTCTCCATGCAAATATGCTGATCCCCTCCGTTGCTAAGTAAGCGGCCACCGGGTCCTGTGTTGAGAGCGGGTTTGAGGCTGAGAGCGCGACTTCTGCACCTGCGTCACGAAGTGTCAGCATGAGGACTGCTGTTTCTTTAGTGACATGCATGCATGCCGCGATTTTTATGCCTTTTAGGGGTTTTTCCTCTGAATATTTCTGTCTGATGTGTCTAAGGACTGGCATGTGTTGTTCAGCCCATTCGACCATTAGCTTGCCCTTTGGCGCAAGGGAAATATCCTTAACTTTATACTCCATTCTTGGTCACCTGTTAGATATTTGATTCGCTAAATAACTTTGTGGCAGAGACCAAAAAAGAATTTGGGATAAGGTTAGATCAGGGCCTCGTCAAGGTATCTAGCGCATTGACATTTTCTCTCTACAGGTATCCTTGGGATAAGGCTTGTTAAGAGCTTCTTTACCTTTTCTGTGTTCTCAGCCATAACCCTTGCAACCTCGTGGGCCGTGACAGGCTTCTCTGCCCATACATCATAGTCTGTGACCATTGCAATGTTTAGGAAGCACATTCTAGCCTCTCGTGCCAGGTTTACCTCTGGTACAAGCGTCATGCCAACAATGTCAGCGCCGAACTGTCTCCAAAGCTTTGACTCGGCTCTAGTAGAAAATCTGGGCCCCTCTATGCACACATATGTTCCTTTTTCATGTGTCGTTATGCCGAGCTCCTTGGCTGTATTGAGGCATATTTCTCGCAACTCGGGACAGAAGGGGTCGGCCATGGATACATGTGCAACGACAGGGCCATCATAAAAAGTGTATTCTCTTTTCTTGGTCATGTCTATGAACTGGTTTGTGCAGACAAAGTCTCCGGGCTTGTAGTCTTCACGTAAGCTTCCAACGGCTGAGACAGATATTAGTCTCTCGACGCCAAGTTCCTTTAATGCCCATATGTTTGCCCTGTAGTTTACTTTGTGTGGTGGGTATTCGTGTTTCTTTCCATGTCTAGGCAGAAATGCTACTTCTACTCCTGCGATTTCTCCAATAATAATGTTTGAGGAGGGGGCACCGAATGGAGTATAGATTTTTTCTTCTCGTGTATTCTTGAGAAAGTCCGGAGAGTAAAGTCCGCTTCCACCAATTATTCCGATTCTTATCTTTTTCATAACGTATGAAATATTTTCGTCAAGTAATTTAACCTTTTTTCCAGAAATCAAAGCAAGCTATACGTCTGTTAAGGCCGGTTCTACATGAGCCATTTGAACGAGAAATACTGTATCCTATTCGTTGCTGGGTCTCTGTAGGCTAATATGAATCTTTTCCTTACGGAGTGTGATAGACGTCCTGCCCTGATTATTTGTATTGGGTCAAGTTTATCTCCGTACTTCAGAACTTCTACTAGAAATATTGAGTGGTCTATTCCCGGTCCAAACTGATATACAGCGAAGGTTGATCCAAACTTCATTCCTGATTTTACGACATAGCCCCTGTTTCTTAGATCCTTGTATACGGTATATGCGTCGTAAAAGTTGTCATAAAGCTTTGAAGCTATCGAAAAAAACTCTGAAGGCTTTATTGGTTCTCCCCTCTCGTTTGTTAGGTTTAGGCACCCCTGCTCTAAGAGGTACATTGCATCAAAAAGTGAAATTTCAAGTTCCTTTTCGACGTCGGGAAGCTTGGGCTTGGGCACAGTAAAGAATCTACCATAGAATCCGCCCCTAAAGTATAGGTCGTGTCCCTCTTTAACATCAAGTACAACGACCCTGTTGCCTAGGAGGACAGCGTTGGCCTTAATGCATTCCATCTTAGACACCCCTTCTCTAGGGGATGCCTACTTTTTTAAAGTTATAGTTGTTAAAGATAAAATGGGACAACGAAAAATTTTTTTGTTTTCACAGCAATTACATATGTGAATAAGGTTAACACAAAATTAGTCCAATGGGAAGAAGTTGTCCAGTGGAGCCGTCTACTCGCCGAAAAAATCGAGTCTTCTGGCTACATCCCGGATCTGGTCATAGCAATTGCGCGGGGTGGCTATGTACCTGCAAGGCTTCTATGCGACTTCCTCGACATACATGACTTGCTGAGTATACAGATACTCCATTGGGGGAAGGCCGCAGAAATAACCGCGGTTGCCCACGTAAAATATCCATACGAGGTAAACCTTCAAGGAAAAAAGGTTCTCCTTGTAGACGATATTGTTGATACGGGTGACTCTGTCATCGTCGCGAGGGACTATATACTTTCAAAGTGGAGACCCAGCATGCTAAAGATTGCTACCATGCAGTGGATATCTCCGGTGGCCAAGATAAAGCCAGACTACTATGTAGAAGAAGTAAAGGAGTGGGTATGGTACCAGTATCCCTGGACAAGGCTAGAAGACACTACAAACTTTTTTGAGAAAATAATTTCTGAGCTCAAAAAAGAGGGCAAAAATGAAGTTCCTAGAGGAGAGATACTTCAGAGGTTTAGGGACATCTATGGGATAGACGTTGGGGAACACTATTATAGTCTGGCCTTCAGGAAGCTTGCAGGGAAAGGAGTTATAGAACTTGTAGGAGACTGGGTCAAAATTAAATAGGGCTTCTTGTATTTCTTTTCAAAGCACTCTGCTTCACCGAGGATAGGCTTTATGCTTGAAATTACTGTGGACCACGGTGTGACACTACAGAAAGATGGGAAAGTAATTTTGCTAGATCCTACTCGCATGCCAAAGAGGTCTCCAAGCGTTATAGTAGTCTCTCATGGCCATAGCGATCATTTCTCTTTAAAGGTTTTGAAGGCCTATCCAGATGTTCCAAAGATAATGAGTAGGGCGACACATGAGATAATAGACCCAAATAAGAAGCTCAGAAACATAGTATATGTAGAACACGGCGAGACGATAGAAGTTGCAGGAATCGAGTTCAGCGCGTACAATGCTGGGCACATAATAGGTAGTCTTCAGTTTTCCTTCAATTTCGACGGGAAAGATTTCGTTTTTACGGGAGATTTTAACCTCGAGAAAAGACTAATTCTCAAGCCTGCCCAGATACTAAAGGGCGATGTTCTGATAGTCGATGCTACGTATGGTTCTCCTAGATATGTTTTTCCCAAACGTAGTGACCTATACAGAGAGATAGTAGCTGTAGCAAAGAGGTTTTTCGAGGAGGGGTCGCCAATAATTTTTAAGGGGAGAAGAATTGGGACTGCACAGGAACTAGTTGCATTAATGAATGCATCGGTAGATGTCTTGCCCCTGGTGGAAGAAGTCGTAGCTAGGCACAACTCGGTATATGAGATGCATGGCGAATGGTTGGGCATGTATGCATACTGGAATGGACAGCCCCCAGACATGCCCCTACCCATTATTGCTGGCCTTAATTCAAGATCCGGAGGGAAAATCCCCAAATGCATATGTACAGGATGGGTAAAGGGAAAGCTTGCATTCCCCCTAAGTAGCCATGCCGACTACGACCAGATATTTAGATACATAAAAGAAAGCAACGCCAGCCTAGTCATTCCATTCTGTGGTTTCCGGAAAGAGCTGGCCGACGCGGTTTCTAGGGAGTTGGGGATAGAGATATCTTATGCAGATAAAACTAGGATCTGAAGGTGTACTAACCAATTTTGCTAACTGGTTCGGCATTGCCGTTGAGCATCATGTAAACTGCTAAGTACATTGGAACCTCTATGATCCCGTTTTCACCACTGTTAAAATAGTAATATAGAATTTTTCTGGGGAGAGGTGACAACCTCACCTTGACTCTTTCCTCTGAGAAAACAATGGCTCTTTTAAGAATAGTCTCGGAATCGAGGTTTTCTACTTCGTTGGGGCTTATAGTGAATACCTTTAGACCGGTTTTCCCATGTAGGCTTCCAGGCAATCTTATAAGCCTCTTTATATCAATAGTGACCTTCTCATCTATTTTTACTGCTAACTCGTTAATGGCGGCTTTTATGTTCTGATGCCACCATTCAAAGGGCTTGCTTAATTGTTCAAGGTCTACGCCTCCATCTGTCTCATTGTTCAACAAAAGGTATTTCGCTATTCTTCCAGCCCAGCCCGGCGCTACCACATTATACCTGTAGCGGTAGTTTTTCCCGTCCCTTGTCAAAAACAGTTTAGTCTCTAGCCCTACGCCTCTAACATAGTCAGATATCTCCCTGCGTGCATCTTGATCTAGATCCCGTACGTCTTCGTTCTCTAAGTGGAGGTGAAAGCCTCTGTGTCCCGAAAACGTTACAAACATATCTGACCTGCTGTATCCAAAGTCGTTCTCAAGTATATCTATGAGCTTGATAATTTCCTCGCGTGCATAATTTATACAAATGTCGCATACCCATTTTTCCCATTCTAGTTTATCACTGCCACATGAAGGGCACTTTTCCGTATAGCCCCACCCGCTTGCCCCACAGTTGAGACATTTCCAGTAATCATGTAGCTCTTTGCATTTTGTTGGTATGTGGTCTACGTCAATGTCAAAAATTAGGTCGGCTCCTAGCCATCCTTTCTCGTCCATATTTTCAGCAGATGGCCTCTGATAATATGCTGAGGAATAATAGATGTGCTGAGGGACGTTAGCCTTGATATACTCATTTAGGTCTTCTTTGTTATTAAACGATATATGTCTAATCATAGTTGAGGAGTCAAACTTAGAAAATGCGAACTCTCGCTGTGGAAGACTAGTAGGTGGATCTATACTGTTTCTCGAATAATACGAGGCAAAGAGTCTTCTCGCTATCCGGATTCGATACTCTTCGCTACTGTATTTCTGCGACACGAGGAGGTCTACCCCGAGCTGCTCTAAAGAAGAACTGTAAAGGATGTCTTATGTTTTCACATTTCCATCTGCAAAGTCCGTATGAACGCATATTTTCACACTTGTAGGGGAGATACTTTGTCCT from Thermofilum adornatum carries:
- the metG gene encoding methionine--tRNA ligase, whose translation is MQKVNSSKHRWLICAAWPYVYGVPHLGNLIGSILSADVAARFLRLIGDEVVFVSGSDMHGTPIEVEAIKRGENPKDLAERNHKIIKELFEKWNISFDNYSKTESPVHVKFVQDFYKKVYENGYVFSDKVQMYYCPKDKIFLPDRYIVGTCPYCGYDKAYGDQCENCGRLLEPTLLINPRCAICGSTPELRTTEHWFFDLPRLSQELEKYIEENDNLPPNARNMSLQILRDGLKPRALTRDNKWGIPAPFPGAEGKTIYVWMEAVLGYISATIEYFENKGEPEKWKEFWLDKDTRSVYFIGKDNIPFHTIIFPALLLASKQGYVLPWTVSSTEYLLFKGLKFSKSKRIGIWIDEALEVFPVDYWRFVLLSLRPELRDMNFSWEDFIRIINNDLNDNIGNFIHRVLVITYKKFSGKVPEPGEYTEEDKSLENMIVQYSGEIAESMMNFRMREALGKILQLSSSGNSYLNSRKPWELESKEAATAIYVALHLIKALAIMLYPYIPSSSQKIWNQLGYSDDISAHRWEEIKEPVPVGQTIPEPKPIFRKLTDEDIKKATEKIEELRSQKQSSQ
- a CDS encoding tRNA (N(6)-L-threonylcarbamoyladenosine(37)-C(2))-methylthiotransferase, translated to MSPETGKKVYIETFGCWLNKGESNIIATLLTKRGYEIVQDIEKADIIIVNTCAVRGDTENKIFRRLHEISKTTQAKHTKLIVSGCLVNVRPRSILEIVPQASLVEPDATEKIPEIIESESPIYILRQYQNLRTVLPEFKGGSFHIVPIQSGCLGNCAFCIEWVTRGRGVKSYEPQSIVENIREAVRKGAREILLTGQDVAAYGYDLKITLYDLLKEILDKVDGTYRIRLGMMEPMLLSRFIRDLLPLFRDERLYRYFHIPVQSGDDKVLRLMRRKYTVQDYKEIVSHIRQQPWKSSIVTDLIVGFPGEDEESFRRTLAFLEEVRFDKVHVARYTLRPFTEGYLLHGIPEPEKKKRSRLATDVILRIAYEINKTYIGEVKEALVENISFKGDLTARTIEYKPVIIKNQSAKIGEFVKVKIVDASPLHLVGEIID
- a CDS encoding adenosylhomocysteinase — encoded protein: MEYKVKDISLAPKGKLMVEWAEQHMPVLRHIRQKYSEEKPLKGIKIAACMHVTKETAVLMLTLRDAGAEVALSASNPLSTQDPVAAYLATEGISIFAWRGMKEDEYFEAIARAASIGPNITMDDGGDLTVMIHKLAHGITEGIDYRIGKEFLSSDIAKGIYGGTEETTTGVIRLKALEKDGKLLYPVIAVNDSKTKYMFDNRYGTGQSSLDGILRATNILFAGKNVVVAGYGWVGRGIAWRAKGLGARVLVVEPDPIKALEAYYDGFYVSDMSTAAELGDVFITATGNRDVIRTEHFLKMKSGAILANAGHFNVEISVADLEKIAVSKRKINENVEEYLLPNNRRLYLIAEGRLVNLAAAEGHPSEVMDLSFGNQALAVKTLLKKHVSLRPKVYRLPGSIDRKIAYIKLKALGVKIEKLTPEQKKYLESWSS
- a CDS encoding S-methyl-5'-thioadenosine phosphorylase, coding for MKKIRIGIIGGSGLYSPDFLKNTREEKIYTPFGAPSSNIIIGEIAGVEVAFLPRHGKKHEYPPHKVNYRANIWALKELGVERLISVSAVGSLREDYKPGDFVCTNQFIDMTKKREYTFYDGPVVAHVSMADPFCPELREICLNTAKELGITTHEKGTYVCIEGPRFSTRAESKLWRQFGADIVGMTLVPEVNLAREARMCFLNIAMVTDYDVWAEKPVTAHEVARVMAENTEKVKKLLTSLIPRIPVERKCQCARYLDEALI
- the endA gene encoding tRNA-intron lyase codes for the protein MECIKANAVLLGNRVVVLDVKEGHDLYFRGGFYGRFFTVPKPKLPDVEKELEISLFDAMYLLEQGCLNLTNERGEPIKPSEFFSIASKLYDNFYDAYTVYKDLRNRGYVVKSGMKFGSTFAVYQFGPGIDHSIFLVEVLKYGDKLDPIQIIRAGRLSHSVRKRFILAYRDPATNRIQYFSFKWLM
- a CDS encoding phosphoribosyltransferase, coding for MNKVNTKLVQWEEVVQWSRLLAEKIESSGYIPDLVIAIARGGYVPARLLCDFLDIHDLLSIQILHWGKAAEITAVAHVKYPYEVNLQGKKVLLVDDIVDTGDSVIVARDYILSKWRPSMLKIATMQWISPVAKIKPDYYVEEVKEWVWYQYPWTRLEDTTNFFEKIISELKKEGKNEVPRGEILQRFRDIYGIDVGEHYYSLAFRKLAGKGVIELVGDWVKIK
- a CDS encoding MBL fold metallo-hydrolase, with protein sequence MLEITVDHGVTLQKDGKVILLDPTRMPKRSPSVIVVSHGHSDHFSLKVLKAYPDVPKIMSRATHEIIDPNKKLRNIVYVEHGETIEVAGIEFSAYNAGHIIGSLQFSFNFDGKDFVFTGDFNLEKRLILKPAQILKGDVLIVDATYGSPRYVFPKRSDLYREIVAVAKRFFEEGSPIIFKGRRIGTAQELVALMNASVDVLPLVEEVVARHNSVYEMHGEWLGMYAYWNGQPPDMPLPIIAGLNSRSGGKIPKCICTGWVKGKLAFPLSSHADYDQIFRYIKESNASLVIPFCGFRKELADAVSRELGIEISYADKTRI
- a CDS encoding DNA primase small subunit domain-containing protein, producing MSQKYSSEEYRIRIARRLFASYYSRNSIDPPTSLPQREFAFSKFDSSTMIRHISFNNKEDLNEYIKANVPQHIYYSSAYYQRPSAENMDEKGWLGADLIFDIDVDHIPTKCKELHDYWKCLNCGASGWGYTEKCPSCGSDKLEWEKWVCDICINYAREEIIKLIDILENDFGYSRSDMFVTFSGHRGFHLHLENEDVRDLDQDARREISDYVRGVGLETKLFLTRDGKNYRYRYNVVAPGWAGRIAKYLLLNNETDGGVDLEQLSKPFEWWHQNIKAAINELAVKIDEKVTIDIKRLIRLPGSLHGKTGLKVFTISPNEVENLDSETILKRAIVFSEERVKVRLSPLPRKILYYYFNSGENGIIEVPMYLAVYMMLNGNAEPVSKIG